One window from the genome of Cryptococcus tetragattii IND107 chromosome 2, whole genome shotgun sequence encodes:
- a CDS encoding Sua5/YciO/YrdC/YwlC family tRNA threonylcarbamoyl adenosine modification protein, producing the protein MSAAVRKLLTRTLLRTRSFAMSSNTTPIYQCQDWPAIEITHSSSSGHPLDSPHFSIPPSILPHLEQASKHLHSHKTVAVPTETVYGLAASSLDPEACKMIYKIKNRPSDNPLIIHVSSLNMLRRLLPPAYNFSPLYLALINAFWPGPLSLLFPSPSPPPPPAPQTNAIRMPSHPLTLALIAHSNLPLSAPSANSSGRPSPTKAQHVSNDLNGADGLGCIIDGGDCEVGVESTVVNGLEWKEGGGGKVDILRPGGLGVEQIKKIVDEVDGGEDKTEMFLLGKPWKRASFKHSSSTDSVKQNDVNLSTTPKANLPPSTPGMKYRHYSPRVPVFLLKPSNVFPRPPALTSQCPSSTSAVLRQIVSNISSGSKSKKRIGVLHFEGSPLSKQLLLHMDEAELIPVSLGDSAASAAHRLFAGMLSLESIPSTEGQPSGVDAIVIEGCSDDGLGLAVMERVGKAVGGGGVLGDVAADDGKVISGGNKFWVDVSSI; encoded by the exons ATGAGTGCAGCTGTCCGCAAGCTATTGACCAGAACATTATTACGGACGAG GTCATTCGCAATGTCGAGCAACACTACTCCAATTTACCAATGCCAAGATTGGCCTGCAATTGAGATTACgcattcttcctcatccgGTCACCCCCTTGACTCTCCTCACTTCTCTATACCACCTTCCATTCTACCTCATCTAGAACAGGCTTCAAAGCACCTTCATTCACATAAGACAGTCGCTGTTCCGACTGAGACGGTGTATGGCCTCGCAGCTTCGTCACTTGATCCTGAAGCTTGCAAAATGATCtacaaaatcaaaaatcGGCCATCAGACAATccgctcatcatccacgtCTCATCACTAAATATGCTGCGGCGCCTCCTACCACCTGCCTATAATTTCTCCCCTCTCTATCTTGCCCTTATCAACGCCTTTTGGCCAGGTCCTTTGTCTTTACTATTCCCAtcgccatctcctccccccccACCTGCCCCTCAGACGAATGCTATCCGCATgccttcccatcctctcacCCTTGCTCTTATAGCCCACTCCAACCTTCCGTTATCCGCCCCCTCAGCCAATTCTTCGGGTAGACCAAGCCCCACAAAAGCACAACATGTCTCGAATGATCTCAATGGAGCGGATGGCTTGGGATGCATCATAGACGGAGGTGACTGTGAAGTGGGTGTGGAATCTACCGTCGTAAATGGACTtgaatggaaggaggggggaggagggaaggtgGACATCCTTCGCCCTGGCGGATTAGGAGTAGAACAAATCAAAAAGATTGTAGATGAagttgatggtggagaggacAAGACAGAAATGTTTTTGCTCGGAAAACCTTGGAAGCGGGCATCATTCAAGCATTCGTCATCTACAGATTCCGTCAAGCAAAACGACGTCAACCTTTCAACGACTCCGAAGGCCaatcttccaccttcaaCACCCGGTATGAAATACCGACATTATTCCCCCCGGGTACCCGTATTTCTTCTTAAACCCAGCAACGTCTTTCCTCGTCCACCAGCTCTCACATCACAATGTCCGTCATCTACGTCTGCTGTACTTCGGCAAATAGTGTCAAACATATCGTCGGGCTCAAAGTccaagaagaggatagGAGTTCTCCATTTTGAGGGCTCCCCATTGAGCAAGCAGTTGCTCCTACATATGGATGAAGCGGAATTAATCCCTGTGTCTTTAGGTGATTCTGCGGCTTCGGCAGCTCATCGATTGTTCGCAGGAATGCTCTCTCTGGAGAGTATCCCCTCGACAGAAGGCCAACCGTCTGGAGTTGATGCTATCGTCATTGAGGGCTGCTCAGATGACGGTTTGGGGTTGGCGGtgatggaaagggtggGCAAGGCAGTAGGCGGCGGCGGGGTTTTAGGAGATGTAGCCGCCGACGACGGGAAGGTTATCAGTGGTGGAAACAAGTTCTGGGTGGATGTTAGTTCTATTTGA
- a CDS encoding mitochondrial 54S ribosomal protein uL10m: MVLRTPTAALRASLTPIRCMSSAARPSAVVKNSSSRQPSAPRVYPARKTFLWNLYNQVLTKSSLILIFDHANISAAEWSKLRRAIGSIKKPVVPYDPSLPKEEQLERAEIEQAQLMVVRSGVLTAASKACSSPIIPHLSGQRAVLTCSTLSPTYLNKIITVLSRTVKSIKRENSTIQPTLNLVAGLVEGGKVMNEKELEELGKVPELDTLRAQLVGLLEGQGRSLVGVLNQAAGGSLVRTLQGLENDLKEKEGSA; this comes from the coding sequence ATGGTTCTCAGAACACCCACAGCAGCTCTCAGAGCATCTCTCACCCCCATACGCTGCATGTCCTCGGCAGCTCGTCCATCCGCTGTCGTTAAAAACAGCTCTTCCCGTCAACCGTCCGCTCCCCGAGTCTACCCTGCTCGAAAAACATTCCTCTGGAACTTGTACAACCAAGTCTTAACGAAATCATCCCTTATCCTGATTTTCGACCATGCGAACATATCTGCGGCTGAATGGTCGAAGCTGAGACGTGCTATTGGATCAATCAAGAAGCCAGTTGTCCCTTACGACCCCAGCCTGCCCAAGGAGGAGCAGTTGGAGAGAGCAGAAATCGAACAGGCGCAGTTGATGGTCGTACGATCCGGTGTGCTCACCGCGGCATCCAAAGCTTGCTCTTCCCCCAtcattcctcatctctcgGGCCAGCGGGCCGTTCTTACCTGTTCCACTCTCTCTCCCACATACCTCAATAAAATCATTACTGTTCTCTCTAGAACGGTAAAATCTATCAAGCGAGAAAACTCTACTATTCAGCCGACTCTGAATCTTGTGGCAGGTCTggtggagggaggaaaagtaatgaatgagaaggagttggaggagTTGGGCAAGGTGCCGGAACTTGATACGTTGCGAGCGCAGTTGGTTGGTCTTTTGGAGGGACAAGGAAGGAGTCTCGTGGGTGTTTTGAACCAAGCGGCTGGCGGAAGCTTGGTTAGGACTTTGCAAGGGTTGGAGAATGatctgaaggagaaggaaggatctGCGTGA